Part of the Deltaproteobacteria bacterium genome is shown below.
GGAGGTGCTCCGCAACGCCGGGACCTACCGCGACCAGGTCTTCAAGATACTGGACGAGTCGAAGACGGAAGTGGTCTTCAACGGCGAGTGGATGGACCGGCTCACGGCGGGCGAGCTCATAGGGCTCGCCGCCCGCTACACGGTGGCGCGCATGCTCGAGCGCGACGACTTCAAGAAGCGCTACGCCTCGGGCCGTCCCATCGCCATACACGAGTTCCTCTATCCGCTCATCCAGGGCTACGACTCGGTCATGCTCAAGGCCGACGTGGAGCTCGGCGGCACGGACCAGCTCTTCAACATGCTCGTGGGGAGAGAGCTGCAGCGCGACTACGGCCAGCGTCCCCAGGTGGTCATCACCATGCCCATACTGGAGGGCACCGACGGCGTGCAGAAGATGAGCAAGTCCCTGGGCAACTACATAGGCATAACCGAGCCGCCCTCGGAGATCTTCGGCAAGGTCATGAGCATATCCGACGAGCTCATGGTGCGCTACTACGAGCTTCTAAGCGACGTCGAGCCGGGCCGCCTCGAGGAGATCAGAACAGGCGCCGTCCATCCCAAGGAGGCCAAGGAGGCCCTGGCCCTGGAGCTCACGGCCCGCTTCCACGGCGAGGAAGAGGCCCGCAAGGCGCTCGAGGCCTTCAGGGCGCTCTTTGCAAGGAAGCAGACGCCCGACGACGTGGAGGAGACGGGGATCAGGGCCGACGGCGAAGAGATGTGGCTTGCGCGGGTCATGGTGGAGGCGGGCCTTGTGTCGAGCACTTCCGAGGCGGCGCGCCTCATGACCCAGGGCGGCGTCAGGGTCGACGGACGGAGAGTGACCGATCGCAAGACCCGCGTTCCCACCAATAAGCCCATACTCATCCAGGTAGGAAAACGCCGTTTCCGAAGGGTCGTCTTCCGTTGAGGGAATCGGAAGTCTTTGAAGGGGGCATCTTCCCGCCGTCCACGGCCCGCCCGGTGTCCCCGGCGTCGCGTGGGAGGTTCGGACCGCAAAGGCGTAAAAAAACCCCGCCTGGCGCGGTCCGAACCTCCCACGCGACGCCGGGCGGCTATGAACAACACATGGAACACATGGGGGTGAAAGGCGGACCTGCGGCCCTTATGCAGAAGGCTTCTCCCCCATGAGATCATCGAGGGCGGCGATCCTGAAGCTGCCTTCTTCGTATACGAGGCAGGTCGGCTCCGTGGAGGCGCAGCTTCCGGGGTTGGCGTAGATGCCCCTGCGGTGCGCGCCTCTTTCTTCGCCGACGCAGGGGCGGTGTGTGTGGCCCGTGATC
Proteins encoded:
- a CDS encoding tyrosine--tRNA ligase, producing MTGEVRRQLELIKRGAEGVVSDQELAARIEESVNTGRPLRVKAGFDPTAPDLHLGHTVLIQKLKHFQELGHCVHLIIGDFTARIGDPTGKSETRKPLTREEVLRNAGTYRDQVFKILDESKTEVVFNGEWMDRLTAGELIGLAARYTVARMLERDDFKKRYASGRPIAIHEFLYPLIQGYDSVMLKADVELGGTDQLFNMLVGRELQRDYGQRPQVVITMPILEGTDGVQKMSKSLGNYIGITEPPSEIFGKVMSISDELMVRYYELLSDVEPGRLEEIRTGAVHPKEAKEALALELTARFHGEEEARKALEAFRALFARKQTPDDVEETGIRADGEEMWLARVMVEAGLVSSTSEAARLMTQGGVRVDGRRVTDRKTRVPTNKPILIQVGKRRFRRVVFR